Proteins encoded together in one Streptomyces sp. NA04227 window:
- a CDS encoding response regulator transcription factor translates to MTSILVVDDQELIRAGLAALLRATPGFDPVLEAADGETALATTAREKPEVVLMDIGMPGMGGIVAAERILALDLDPLPRVIVLTVFDRDEYVYAALRAGCAGYLLKDTPADRLVHTISVIAGGEMLFAPSVTRRLIEAYAPQRTMPAEEHTALEQLTSREREVLLLVARGLCNEEIAAHLFVSEATVKSHLHRVMTKLDLRSRAQAVVVAYESGLALPQSGKSGKSGKLDGGQPEGGCARCGTR, encoded by the coding sequence ATGACGAGCATTCTCGTAGTGGACGACCAGGAACTCATCCGGGCCGGGCTGGCCGCCCTGTTGCGCGCGACGCCGGGCTTCGACCCTGTGCTGGAGGCCGCGGACGGAGAGACCGCGCTGGCGACGACGGCGCGCGAGAAGCCCGAGGTGGTGCTGATGGACATCGGCATGCCGGGGATGGGCGGGATCGTCGCCGCCGAGCGCATCCTCGCGCTCGACCTGGACCCGCTGCCCCGGGTCATCGTGCTGACGGTGTTCGACCGGGACGAGTACGTCTACGCCGCGCTGCGGGCCGGATGTGCCGGCTATCTGCTCAAGGACACCCCCGCGGACCGTCTGGTGCACACCATCTCCGTGATCGCCGGGGGCGAGATGCTCTTCGCGCCGAGCGTCACCCGCCGTCTGATCGAGGCGTACGCACCGCAGCGGACCATGCCCGCCGAAGAGCACACCGCCCTGGAGCAACTCACCTCCCGGGAAAGGGAAGTTCTGCTCCTGGTGGCCCGCGGACTGTGCAACGAGGAGATCGCCGCACACCTCTTCGTCTCCGAGGCCACGGTCAAGTCCCATCTGCACCGCGTGATGACCAAACTCGACCTGCGCAGCCGCGCGCAGGCGGTCGTCGTGGCGTACGAGTCGGGCCTCGCGCTGCCGCAGAGCGGGAAGAGTGGGAAGAGCGGCAAGTTGGACGGCGGACAGCCGGAGGGCGGCTGCGCCCGGTGCGGGACCCGATAG
- a CDS encoding sensor histidine kinase — translation MRIKPGLGRVGDVVLAVGLAIGGCVAGQQYHPPGWAEFDALAYALTLCTALPLLARRSAPATVLVLCCAGYATYLALGYQPSLNYWVPAIALVGLAAARPPRVSLPGAALTAAVVTQSGISGGLSPALVAVQALVVPLVALAFGLAQRRAAQRTAELRRLTRLLARQQAAEARRAITDERVRIARELHDVLAQHMSVISIQSGLASYVFTSDPPTARTAVETVARASHESLDELRRLLALLRTDPDSSDDSPNGTGTGSHDGGSPSLLPPHEPLPGIDRIPELAERTGLTGVRVRVHTEGIAPPLSPGLQLCVYRVVQEALTNVVKHSGAREAEVRVAHQPGRIAVTVRDDGRGEGTYGNGSYGKGDSGARRTAADGGGTGSGLGLIGMRERVKVWDGTLTTGQRPEGGFEVRLSLPVDGT, via the coding sequence GTGCGCATCAAACCGGGCCTGGGCAGAGTGGGCGACGTGGTCCTCGCCGTCGGTCTCGCGATCGGCGGCTGTGTGGCCGGGCAGCAGTACCACCCGCCGGGCTGGGCCGAGTTCGACGCCCTCGCGTACGCGCTCACGCTGTGCACCGCGCTGCCGTTGCTCGCCCGCCGCAGCGCACCGGCGACGGTGCTGGTGCTGTGCTGCGCCGGGTACGCGACGTATCTCGCCCTGGGCTACCAGCCCTCGCTGAACTACTGGGTCCCGGCCATCGCCCTGGTGGGCCTGGCCGCCGCCCGCCCGCCGCGCGTGTCCCTTCCGGGCGCCGCGCTGACCGCCGCCGTCGTGACCCAGAGCGGCATCAGCGGCGGCCTGTCACCCGCCCTGGTCGCGGTGCAGGCGCTCGTCGTGCCGCTGGTGGCACTGGCCTTCGGCCTCGCGCAGCGCCGGGCCGCACAGCGCACCGCCGAACTGCGCCGCCTGACCCGGCTCCTCGCCCGCCAGCAGGCCGCCGAGGCCCGCCGGGCGATCACCGACGAACGGGTGCGTATCGCACGGGAGTTGCACGACGTACTGGCCCAGCACATGTCCGTGATCAGCATCCAGTCCGGACTCGCCTCCTACGTCTTCACCTCCGATCCGCCGACCGCCCGCACCGCCGTCGAGACCGTCGCCCGCGCCTCCCACGAATCCCTCGACGAACTCCGCAGGCTGCTGGCCCTGTTGAGGACGGACCCCGACAGCAGCGACGACAGCCCCAACGGCACCGGCACGGGCTCGCACGACGGCGGATCTCCCTCGCTCCTCCCGCCGCACGAGCCACTCCCCGGCATCGACCGCATCCCCGAACTGGCCGAACGCACCGGGCTCACCGGAGTCCGGGTACGCGTCCACACCGAGGGCATCGCGCCGCCGCTCAGCCCCGGACTCCAACTCTGCGTCTACCGCGTGGTGCAGGAAGCCCTCACCAATGTGGTCAAGCACTCCGGCGCCCGCGAGGCGGAGGTACGGGTCGCCCATCAGCCGGGGCGGATCGCGGTCACCGTGCGGGACGACGGCCGCGGCGAAGGGACGTACGGCAACGGCTCGTACGGCAAGGGTGACAGCGGGGCGAGGCGCACGGCGGCCGACGGTGGCGGCACCGGTTCGGGGCTCGGGCTCATCGGTATGCGGGAGCGGGTCAAGGTCTGGGACGGCACCCTGACCACCGGGCAACGGCCGGAGGGCGGCTTCGAGGTGCGGCTCTCACTGCCCGTCGACGGTACGTAA
- a CDS encoding RNA polymerase sigma factor SigF: protein MSADQGSSKVLTPNEPEAAPDMLHTSEVIDTRTLSRSLFLRLSALDKDSPERAYVRDTLIELNLPLVRYAAARFRSRNEPMEDIVQVGTIGLIKAIDRFDCERGVEFPTFAMPTVVGEIKRFFRDTSWSVRVPRRLQELRLALTKASDELSQRLDRSPTVAELAAVLGVSEEDVVDGLAVGNAYTASSLDSPAPEDDGGEGSLADRLGYEDSALEGVEYRESLKPLLAKLPPRERQIIMLRFFANMTQSQIGEEVGISQMHVSRLLTRTLAQLREGLIND from the coding sequence ATGTCCGCAGACCAGGGCAGCTCGAAGGTACTGACGCCCAACGAGCCCGAGGCGGCACCCGACATGCTGCACACTTCGGAAGTCATCGACACGCGCACGCTCTCCCGCTCCCTGTTCCTGCGGCTTTCCGCGCTCGACAAGGACAGCCCGGAGCGGGCCTACGTACGCGACACCCTCATCGAGCTCAACCTCCCCCTCGTGCGGTACGCCGCGGCACGCTTCCGCAGCCGCAACGAACCCATGGAGGACATCGTCCAGGTCGGCACCATCGGCCTGATCAAGGCGATCGACCGTTTCGACTGCGAACGCGGCGTGGAATTCCCGACGTTCGCGATGCCGACGGTCGTCGGGGAGATCAAGCGCTTCTTCCGCGACACCTCGTGGTCGGTACGCGTACCGCGCCGCCTCCAGGAGCTGCGGCTGGCCCTCACCAAGGCCAGCGACGAGCTCTCGCAGCGCCTCGACCGCTCGCCCACGGTGGCCGAACTCGCCGCCGTACTGGGGGTGTCGGAGGAGGACGTGGTCGACGGCCTCGCGGTGGGCAACGCCTACACGGCCTCCTCGCTCGACTCCCCGGCACCGGAGGACGACGGCGGCGAGGGCTCGCTCGCCGACCGCCTCGGCTACGAGGACAGCGCCCTGGAAGGCGTGGAGTACCGCGAGTCGCTCAAGCCGCTGCTCGCCAAACTCCCGCCCCGCGAACGGCAGATCATCATGCTCCGCTTCTTCGCGAACATGACGCAGTCCCAGATCGGCGAAGAGGTCGGCATCTCGCAGATGCACGTCTCGCGTCTGCTGACCCGGACGCTGGCGCAACTCCGCGAGGGCCTCATCAACGACTGA
- a CDS encoding RNA polymerase sigma factor SigF, with protein MPASTAPKAPPRQGPGHERNPEHEQLPGHRHEQDPEQHRGKPESDPDPEPDPEPETESETESESGYTQEATPARQRGADTRALTQVLFARLAGLAPGSTEHGRVRAALIEANLPLVRYAAARFRSRNEPMEDVVQVGTIGLINAIDRFDPERGVQFPTFAMPTVIGEIKRYFRDNVRTVHVPRRLHELWVQVTGATEDLTTAFGRSPTTAEIAERLRITEEEVLACIEAGRSYHATSLEAAQEGDGLPGLVDRLGYEDPALDGVEHRDLVRHLLVQLPEREQRILLLRYYNNLTQSQISAELGVSQMHVSRLLARSFARLRSANRIEA; from the coding sequence TTGCCGGCCAGCACAGCGCCTAAGGCTCCACCCCGGCAGGGCCCGGGACACGAACGGAATCCGGAGCACGAACAGCTTCCGGGACACCGTCACGAGCAGGACCCCGAACAGCACCGCGGAAAGCCCGAATCCGATCCCGATCCTGAGCCCGATCCCGAGCCGGAAACCGAGTCCGAAACCGAATCGGAATCCGGGTACACCCAGGAAGCCACCCCGGCCCGGCAGCGCGGTGCCGACACCCGCGCCCTGACCCAGGTGCTCTTCGCCAGGCTCGCCGGGCTCGCGCCGGGCAGCACCGAGCACGGCCGGGTGCGGGCCGCACTGATCGAGGCGAACCTGCCGCTCGTCCGCTACGCGGCGGCACGTTTCCGCAGCCGTAACGAGCCGATGGAGGACGTGGTCCAGGTCGGCACCATCGGCCTGATCAACGCCATCGACCGGTTCGACCCCGAGCGCGGTGTGCAGTTCCCGACGTTCGCGATGCCGACGGTGATCGGCGAGATCAAGCGGTACTTCAGGGACAACGTCCGCACCGTGCACGTACCGCGGCGGCTGCACGAGCTGTGGGTGCAGGTGACCGGTGCCACCGAGGACCTCACCACCGCCTTCGGACGCTCGCCCACGACCGCGGAGATCGCCGAACGGCTGCGCATCACCGAGGAGGAGGTCCTCGCCTGCATCGAGGCGGGGCGCTCGTACCACGCGACCTCGCTCGAAGCGGCGCAGGAGGGCGACGGGCTGCCGGGGCTCGTCGACCGGCTCGGCTACGAGGACCCGGCCCTCGACGGCGTCGAACACCGCGATCTCGTACGGCATCTGCTCGTCCAGCTCCCCGAGCGCGAGCAGCGGATTCTGCTGCTGCGCTACTACAACAACCTCACCCAGTCCCAAATCAGCGCGGAACTGGGCGTTTCGCAGATGCATGTGTCGCGACTGCTCGCCCGGAGCTTCGCTCGGCTCCGGTCCGCAAACAGGATCGAGGCGTAA
- a CDS encoding Dabb family protein has protein sequence MIRHLVLFKLNEGVARDEERVLAGEKAFRELEGQIPELRFWECAWNITDRPIAYDFAINSAVEDTDALRRYLEHPAHQAAAALWREFATWVIADYEF, from the coding sequence GTGATCCGGCACTTGGTCCTGTTCAAGCTGAACGAGGGCGTGGCCCGCGACGAGGAGCGCGTCCTCGCGGGCGAGAAGGCGTTCCGCGAACTCGAGGGGCAGATCCCGGAGCTGCGCTTCTGGGAGTGCGCCTGGAACATCACCGACCGGCCGATCGCCTACGACTTCGCGATCAACTCCGCCGTCGAGGACACCGACGCCCTGCGCCGCTATCTCGAACACCCCGCCCACCAGGCCGCGGCCGCGCTCTGGCGCGAGTTCGCCACCTGGGTGATCGCCGACTACGAGTTCTGA
- the tadA gene encoding tRNA adenosine(34) deaminase TadA: MSSSAQEPDPVRDRWREPMELALAQARLAVGGGDVPVGALVLAPDGSPLSRAHNEREATGDPTAHAEVLAVRRAAEQLGGWRLADCTLVVTLEPCTMCAGAIVLSRLDRVVYGARDEKAGAAGSLWDVIRDRRLNHRPEVIAGVREEECARLLTDFFRDR, encoded by the coding sequence ATGAGCAGCTCGGCACAGGAACCCGACCCGGTACGCGACCGCTGGCGGGAGCCGATGGAGCTGGCGCTGGCGCAGGCCCGGCTGGCGGTCGGCGGCGGGGACGTCCCGGTCGGCGCGCTGGTCCTCGCACCCGACGGCTCCCCCCTCTCCCGCGCGCACAACGAACGCGAGGCCACCGGCGACCCCACCGCGCACGCCGAGGTGCTCGCCGTCCGCCGGGCAGCCGAGCAACTCGGCGGCTGGCGCCTGGCCGACTGCACCCTGGTGGTCACCCTGGAGCCCTGCACCATGTGCGCGGGCGCCATCGTCCTGTCCCGTCTCGACCGCGTGGTCTACGGCGCCCGCGACGAGAAGGCGGGCGCGGCCGGTTCGCTGTGGGACGTGATCCGCGACCGCCGCCTGAACCACCGCCCCGAGGTGATCGCCGGCGTCCGCGAGGAGGAGTGCGCCCGCCTGCTCACCGACTTCTTCCGCGACCGCTGA
- a CDS encoding MarR family winged helix-turn-helix transcriptional regulator produces MPERPATPDDAVPHVDELTGYLLIKTSAMTGRSVDRALRRHGLTGRLVRVLAFIRDQAQAPSQRDLCGLTGLDRTTMVAVVDDLEQRGFARRERSTADRRKYVVTLTESGADAYRAALGDLLRTQDELLAPLSATERGQFHSMLARVFVAEAECEGAGEETGRGAE; encoded by the coding sequence GTGCCCGAGCGCCCGGCAACCCCGGACGACGCCGTCCCGCACGTGGACGAACTCACCGGCTACCTGCTGATCAAGACCTCGGCGATGACCGGCCGCTCCGTGGACCGGGCACTGCGGCGGCACGGGCTGACCGGACGGCTCGTCCGCGTACTGGCGTTCATCCGGGACCAGGCCCAGGCCCCCTCCCAGCGCGACCTGTGCGGCCTGACCGGCCTGGACCGCACCACGATGGTCGCCGTCGTCGACGACCTGGAACAACGCGGCTTCGCCCGCCGGGAACGCAGCACCGCGGACCGCCGCAAGTACGTCGTCACCCTCACCGAGAGCGGCGCCGACGCCTACCGGGCGGCGCTGGGCGACCTGCTCAGGACGCAGGACGAACTCCTCGCACCACTGTCGGCCACCGAGCGTGGCCAGTTCCACTCGATGCTGGCGCGCGTTTTCGTCGCGGAGGCGGAGTGCGAGGGGGCCGGGGAGGAGACGGGCAGGGGCGCCGAGTGA
- the upp gene encoding uracil phosphoribosyltransferase: MRLHVVDHPLVAHKLTTLRDRRTDSPTFRRLADELVTLLAYEATRDVRTEQVDIETPVERTTGVKLSYPRPMVVPILRAGLGMLDGMVRLLPTAEVGFLGMIRNEETLEASTYASRMPEDLSGRQVYVLDPMLATGGTLVAAIKELIRRGADDVTAVVLLAAPEGVEVMERELAGTPVTVVTASVDQRLNEHGYIVPGLGDAGDRLYGAAE, from the coding sequence ATGCGCCTCCACGTCGTCGACCACCCGCTGGTCGCCCACAAACTGACCACACTGCGCGACCGGCGCACCGATTCCCCGACCTTCCGCCGTCTCGCCGACGAACTGGTCACGCTGCTCGCCTACGAGGCGACCCGCGACGTACGCACCGAGCAGGTCGACATCGAGACGCCCGTGGAGCGGACGACCGGGGTGAAGCTCTCCTACCCCCGGCCGATGGTGGTGCCGATCCTGCGCGCCGGTCTCGGCATGCTCGACGGCATGGTCCGGCTGCTGCCGACGGCCGAGGTCGGCTTCCTCGGCATGATCCGCAACGAGGAGACCCTGGAGGCCTCGACCTACGCGAGCCGGATGCCGGAGGACCTGTCCGGGCGGCAGGTCTACGTACTCGACCCGATGCTCGCGACCGGCGGCACCCTGGTCGCGGCCATAAAGGAACTCATCCGGCGCGGCGCCGACGACGTCACGGCCGTGGTGCTGCTCGCCGCCCCCGAGGGCGTCGAGGTGATGGAACGGGAGCTCGCGGGCACCCCGGTCACCGTCGTGACCGCCTCGGTCGACCAGCGCCTGAACGAGCACGGCTACATCGTGCCCGGCCTCGGCGACGCGGGGGACCGGTTGTACGGGGCGGCTGAGTAG
- a CDS encoding LytR C-terminal domain-containing protein — protein MSMLTPPGMGRQYRVTGSKYPRMRRPRRRGRWVVAAIASAAALGMVGWGTLQLIDVFSGGGDSASASAPDCGPKASASASASASAKSARPLPEPGRVTVNVFNATPRGGLAKKTADELKKRGFKIGEVGNATKEFDKKVPGTGLLLGSPASLDTSLPVLGSQLPGAQKRADTRSGAKVDLIIGTAFKQLAPKAEAARALNQLAHPAPAPKPSESCH, from the coding sequence ATGAGCATGCTGACTCCTCCCGGCATGGGCCGCCAGTACCGCGTCACAGGATCGAAGTATCCGCGGATGCGCAGGCCTCGCCGCCGTGGCCGGTGGGTGGTCGCCGCCATCGCCTCGGCCGCCGCGCTGGGCATGGTCGGCTGGGGAACCCTGCAGCTCATCGACGTGTTCTCGGGCGGCGGCGACAGCGCCTCCGCCTCCGCGCCGGACTGCGGGCCCAAGGCCTCCGCGTCCGCCTCCGCCTCCGCCTCGGCGAAGTCGGCCCGTCCGCTGCCCGAGCCGGGCCGTGTCACCGTCAACGTCTTCAACGCGACGCCGCGCGGCGGTCTCGCCAAGAAGACCGCCGACGAGCTGAAGAAGCGCGGCTTCAAGATCGGCGAAGTGGGCAACGCCACCAAGGAGTTCGACAAGAAGGTCCCGGGCACCGGCCTGCTCCTCGGCTCCCCGGCCTCGCTCGACACCTCGCTGCCGGTCCTCGGCAGCCAGCTCCCCGGCGCCCAGAAGCGCGCCGACACCCGCTCCGGCGCCAAGGTCGACCTGATCATCGGCACCGCCTTCAAGCAGCTCGCCCCGAAGGCCGAGGCCGCCCGCGCCCTGAACCAGCTGGCCCACCCGGCCCCGGCCCCGAAGCCGTCGGAGTCCTGCCACTGA
- a CDS encoding type II toxin-antitoxin system VapB family antitoxin: MIFKRIGNGRPYPDHGRESTRQWADVAPRPVRLDQLVTTKGQLDLETLLAEDSTFYGDLFAHVVKWQGDLYLEDGLHRAVRAALQQRQVLHARVLELD, translated from the coding sequence GTGATCTTCAAGCGCATCGGAAACGGCCGGCCGTACCCCGACCACGGCCGGGAAAGCACCCGGCAGTGGGCGGACGTCGCGCCGCGCCCGGTCCGCCTCGATCAGCTCGTGACGACCAAGGGCCAACTGGACCTGGAAACGCTGCTCGCGGAGGACTCGACGTTCTACGGCGATCTGTTCGCCCACGTCGTGAAGTGGCAGGGCGACCTGTACCTCGAAGACGGCCTGCACCGGGCCGTCCGCGCCGCCCTCCAGCAGCGCCAGGTACTCCACGCCCGCGTCCTCGAACTGGACTGA
- a CDS encoding HhH-GPD-type base excision DNA repair protein, with the protein MDVTLHLSQQPDADALLGRSPLAALVGMLLDQQVPMEKAFTGPYTIAQRMGADDLDAHEIARYNPEAFAALLSEKPAVHRYPGSMAGRVQQLCQYLVEHYDGSASAVWEGAASGRDLLKRLEDLPGYGKQKAQIFLALLGKQLGVRPEGWREAAGSYGEEGSYRSVADITGPDSLVKVRAHKQEMKAAAKAAKAAKPGGDGNAK; encoded by the coding sequence ATGGACGTCACCCTTCATCTCTCCCAGCAGCCCGACGCGGACGCGTTGCTCGGGCGCAGTCCGCTCGCCGCCCTCGTCGGCATGCTCCTGGACCAGCAGGTGCCGATGGAGAAGGCCTTCACGGGGCCGTACACCATCGCCCAGCGCATGGGCGCCGACGACCTCGACGCGCACGAGATCGCCCGGTACAACCCGGAGGCCTTCGCCGCGCTCCTCTCCGAGAAACCGGCCGTGCACCGCTACCCGGGCTCGATGGCGGGGCGGGTGCAGCAGCTCTGCCAGTACCTCGTGGAGCACTACGACGGCTCGGCGAGCGCGGTCTGGGAGGGCGCGGCCAGCGGCCGGGACCTCCTGAAGCGCCTTGAGGACCTGCCCGGCTACGGCAAGCAGAAGGCGCAGATCTTCCTCGCCCTGCTCGGCAAGCAGCTCGGGGTACGGCCCGAGGGCTGGCGGGAGGCGGCGGGCTCGTACGGCGAGGAGGGTTCGTACCGGTCGGTGGCGGACATCACCGGGCCCGACTCGCTGGTCAAGGTGCGCGCGCACAAGCAGGAGATGAAGGCCGCGGCGAAGGCGGCCAAGGCCGCGAAGCCGGGCGGCGACGGGAACGCAAAGTAA
- a CDS encoding EF-hand domain-containing protein, producing MEISAFLDRKLARRFSTYDTDGDGYVDRADFESAVARLGEAFALSPAAEPLARLRGLSLGLWDHLVHVADTDHDGRISEAEYKAAFAAGLLETPDSFDAGYKPFLDALMDIADEDGDGLLTRDEQVRWTGALMGLPEPDAREVFGRLDTDADGLVDRDEILTAIREFYFSEHPRSAGAWLLGPLSSE from the coding sequence TTGGAGATCTCCGCTTTCCTCGACCGCAAGCTGGCCCGCAGGTTCTCCACGTACGACACGGACGGCGACGGGTACGTCGACCGCGCCGACTTCGAGTCCGCGGTGGCCCGGCTCGGCGAGGCCTTCGCCCTGTCCCCGGCCGCCGAACCGCTGGCCCGGCTGCGCGGTCTCAGCCTCGGCCTGTGGGACCACCTGGTGCACGTGGCGGACACCGACCACGACGGTCGGATCAGCGAGGCCGAGTACAAGGCGGCCTTCGCCGCGGGCCTCCTGGAAACCCCGGACTCCTTCGACGCGGGCTACAAACCCTTCCTGGACGCCCTGATGGACATCGCCGACGAGGACGGCGACGGACTGCTCACCCGCGACGAGCAGGTCCGCTGGACCGGCGCCCTGATGGGCCTGCCGGAGCCGGACGCCCGCGAGGTCTTCGGACGGCTCGACACCGACGCCGACGGACTCGTCGACCGCGACGAAATCCTCACGGCCATCCGGGAGTTCTACTTCTCCGAGCACCCGCGCTCGGCGGGCGCCTGGCTGCTCGGGCCACTGTCGAGCGAGTAG
- a CDS encoding YncE family protein: MTNSLHPTRSGRSPVRRPALTLTATLALTLALGAACLTPTATATTPEATAATTAGASDSLVRSLNSRTPQWRSGASEDRTGGISGEQNLRQVFFVGNNWDGTADVIESGGAYGKLGRINMIPDKEERLREIYLNPVKLAYFLGIRSGPGEGHDQFVDDMYTTPDGTAVVASRPSFADVVSIDVRTGRINWRFPVSGYRSDHMAVSPDGKRVAVSASISNKVHVLDIATGEEAGAFSTGDKPHENVYTNGGRHLWNMSIGEVNTDLDAPWLDFTKGDRRITIADAKTLEVVKVIDMRERLDAFGREDLSDAIRPVAFTPDESKLYFQVSFFNGLVEYDVHRDRVTRVRELPKNPDTSDDRTTYVNDSRHHGMAMNPAGDKLCVAGTMDDYATVVDRATLTEGPLVTASKPYWATVSGDGEDCVISESGTDQVTAISFATGKKVATVPVGDHPQRVRLGHVPANWTPPAVS, translated from the coding sequence GTGACGAACTCCCTCCACCCGACCCGAAGCGGCCGTTCCCCCGTACGCCGCCCCGCGCTTACTCTCACCGCGACCCTCGCCCTGACCCTGGCACTCGGCGCCGCGTGCCTGACCCCGACCGCCACCGCGACGACACCCGAAGCCACGGCAGCGACGACCGCCGGCGCTTCCGATTCCCTCGTACGGTCCCTCAACTCGCGTACGCCGCAGTGGCGTTCGGGCGCTTCCGAGGACAGGACGGGCGGCATCAGCGGCGAACAGAACCTGCGCCAGGTCTTCTTCGTCGGCAACAACTGGGACGGGACCGCTGACGTCATCGAGTCCGGCGGCGCGTACGGGAAGCTCGGGCGGATCAACATGATCCCCGACAAGGAGGAGCGGCTCCGGGAGATCTACCTCAACCCGGTCAAGCTGGCCTACTTCCTGGGGATCCGCTCCGGTCCCGGCGAGGGGCACGACCAGTTCGTGGACGACATGTACACCACGCCGGACGGCACCGCGGTGGTCGCCTCGCGGCCGAGTTTCGCCGATGTCGTCTCGATCGACGTACGTACCGGACGGATCAACTGGCGTTTCCCGGTGTCCGGTTACCGTTCCGACCACATGGCCGTCTCGCCGGACGGCAAGCGGGTGGCGGTCTCCGCGTCGATCTCCAACAAGGTGCACGTACTCGACATCGCCACCGGCGAGGAGGCCGGTGCGTTCTCGACCGGGGACAAGCCGCACGAGAACGTCTACACGAACGGCGGCCGGCACCTCTGGAACATGTCGATCGGCGAGGTGAACACCGATCTCGACGCGCCCTGGCTGGACTTCACCAAGGGCGACCGGCGGATCACCATCGCCGACGCGAAGACCCTTGAGGTCGTCAAGGTCATCGACATGCGCGAACGGCTCGACGCCTTCGGCCGCGAGGACCTCTCGGACGCGATCCGGCCGGTGGCCTTCACCCCGGACGAGTCGAAGCTGTACTTCCAGGTCTCGTTCTTCAACGGCCTGGTGGAGTACGACGTACACCGCGACCGGGTCACCCGGGTCAGGGAACTCCCCAAGAATCCGGACACCAGCGACGACCGCACCACCTACGTCAACGACTCGCGCCACCACGGAATGGCGATGAACCCGGCGGGCGACAAGCTCTGCGTCGCCGGAACCATGGACGACTACGCCACCGTGGTCGACCGCGCCACGCTCACCGAGGGCCCGCTGGTCACCGCCTCGAAGCCGTACTGGGCGACCGTCAGCGGCGACGGCGAGGACTGCGTGATCTCCGAGAGCGGCACCGACCAGGTCACCGCGATCAGCTTCGCCACCGGGAAGAAGGTGGCCACGGTGCCGGTCGGTGACCATCCGCAGCGCGTACGTCTCGGGCACGTTCCGGCCAACTGGACGCCGCCAGCGGTGAGTTGA
- a CDS encoding molybdopterin-binding protein, translating to MQSYTIGQAARLLGVSPDTARRWADGGRLPTRRDEGGRRVIDGRDLAAFSVELAQGGDDEDSYTSARNAFPGIVTAVKLGDVAAQVEIQAGPHRLVSLLTREAVEELGLEVGMRATARVKSTNVHIDTV from the coding sequence ATGCAGTCCTACACGATCGGCCAGGCCGCGCGCCTGCTCGGTGTCAGCCCGGACACCGCCCGGCGCTGGGCCGACGGCGGACGGCTGCCCACGCGGCGCGACGAGGGCGGCCGACGGGTGATCGACGGCCGGGACCTGGCTGCCTTCTCGGTGGAACTGGCGCAGGGCGGCGACGACGAGGACTCGTACACCTCCGCGCGCAACGCCTTCCCCGGCATCGTCACCGCCGTCAAACTCGGTGACGTGGCCGCCCAGGTGGAGATCCAGGCAGGACCGCACCGGCTCGTCTCCCTCCTCACACGGGAGGCCGTCGAGGAACTCGGCCTCGAGGTCGGCATGCGCGCGACGGCCCGGGTGAAGTCGACCAACGTGCACATCGACACCGTCTGA